The segment CGGACCATTCGCTCGGTGAAGCGGGAGATCGGCACCAACTGGTCGATGGACATCGACGGTAAGAAGTACACCCCGCAGGAGATCTCCGCGCGGGTGCTGATGAAGCTCAAGCGCGACGCCGAGGCCTACCTGGGTGAGCAGATCACCGACGCGGTCATCACCGTCCCGGCGTACTTCAACGACGCGCAGCGCACCGCCACCAAGGAGGCGGGCGAGATCGCGGGTCTGAACGTCCTGCGGATCGTGAACGAGCCCACCGCCGCCGCCCTGGCGTACGGGCTGGACAAGGGCTCCAAGGAGCAGACCGTCCTGGTCTTCGACCTCGGCGGCGGCACCTTCGACGTCTCCCTGCTCGAGCTCGGTGACGGCGTCATCGAGGTGAAGTCGACCTCCGGTGACAACCACCTGGGCGGCGACGACTGGGACCAGCGGATCATCGACCACCTGGTCAAGACCTTCCGTGGCGAGCACGGCATCGACCTGTCCCAGGACAAGATGGCCCTGCAGCGTCTGCGTGAGGCCGCGGAGAAGGCGAAGATCGAGCTCTCCGCCGCCACCACCACCAGCATCAACCTGCCGTACATCACGGCCGGCGCGAACGGTCCGCTGCACCTGGACACCTCGCTGAGCCGGGCCGAGTTCCAGCGCATGACGCAGGACCTGCTCGACCGCTGCAAGGGCCCGTTCGAGTCCGCGATCAAGGACGCCGACGTCAAGCTCTCCGACATCGACCACGTCATCCTGGTCGGCGGCTCGACGCGGATGCCCGCGGTCACCGAGCTGGTCAACAACCTGATCGGCCGCGAGCCGAACAAGGGCGTCAACCCGGACGAGGTCGTCGCCGTCGGCGCCGCGCTGCAGGCCGGTGTGCTCAAGGGCGAGGTCAAGGACGTCCTGCTGCTCGATGTCACCCCGCTGTCGCTGGGCATCGAGACCAAGGGCGGCATCATGCACAAGCTGGTGGAGCGCAACACCACCATCCCGGCGCACCGCTCCGAGGTCTACACCACGGCGGACGACAACCAGCCCTCCGTGCTGATCCAGGTCTACCAGGGTGAGCGCGAGATGGCGGCGTACAACAAGAAGCTCGGCACCTTCGAGCTCAGCGGTATCGCGCCGGCCCCGCGCGGCGTGCCGCAGATCGAGGTCTCCTTCGACATCGACGCGAACGGCATCGTGCACGTGTCCGCCAAGGACCTGGGCACGGGCAAGGAGCAGAAGATGACGATCACCGGCGGCTCGGCGCTGCCGAAGGACGACATCGAGCGGATGATGCGCGACGCGCAGGACCACGCGGACGAGGACAAGAAGCGCCGCGAGGACGCGGAGACCCGCAACCTGGCCGAGCAGCTGCAGTGGCAGACCGAGAAGTTCCTGGCGGAGAGCGGCGACAAGCTCCCCGAGGACAGCAAGAACAAGATCGGCGAGGCGCTCGGCGAGCTGCGTGGCGCGCTCGGCGGCACGGACATCGAGAAGATCAAGTCGGCGCACGAGCGGCTGTCCCAGGTCTCCCAGGAGGCCGGTTCGCTGCTCTACGCGCAGGGCGGCGAGGCTCCGCAGGCCGGCCCGGGCGCCGGTGAGCCGGGCGGCGCGCCCGGTGGCGCTCCTGGCGCTGGTCCGGCCGCCGGCGGGGACGACGTCGTCGACGCCGAGATCGTGGAGGACGACAAGAAGTGAGTGCCCGGGACGACGAGAACGACGGTCCGGTGACCGAGCGGGAAGTCATCCAGGGAGAGATCGATTCGATGTCCGAGGAGACTTCCGAGGAGGAGCCGGTGAAGCCGGTCGGCGCACACCGCGCCCCCGACGAGGAGGAAGAGGCCCCGGTGAGCGAGGGGAAGTCCGGCCTCGGTGCCGAGCTCACCGCGCTGCGGAGCGAGCTCGACGAGCGGACCCACGACCTGCAGCGGGTGACCGCGGAGTATGCGAACTACCGCAAGCGGGTGGATCGCGACCGGGGTGCGGCGGCCGAGCAGACCACCGGCGCGGTGCTCACCGCACTGCTGCCGGTGCTCGACGACATCGACCGGGCGCGCGAGCACGGCGACCTGGTCGGCCCGTTCGCCTCGGTCGCGGAACAGCTCACCGCGGTGACCGGGAAGCTGGGGCTGGTCGCGTTCGGCGAGAAGGGCGACCCCTTCGACCCGAATCGGCATGAGGCGGTCGCGCACCAGACGTCCGCGGACGTCACCGAGCCGACCTGCGTCGAGGTGATGCGTCGCGGCTACACGCTGGGCGAGCGGCTGCTGCGCCCGGCGATGGTCGCGGTCGCCGATCCGGAGTGAATCTGGTGATCATGTCCCGCCCGCCGGTTCGCCGGCGGGCGGGACAGTACCCACAGTCGAGGAGGAGGTGGACTGAATGAGCTCGAAGGACTGGCTCGAGAAGGACTTCTACGCCGTGCTGGGCGTGACCAAGTCCGCCTCACCCGACGAGATCAAGAAGGCGTACCGGAAGCTCGCCCGGGACCTGCATCCCGACCGCAACCCTGGCAACAAGGAGGCGGAGGAGAAGTTCAAGGCGGCGTCCGAGGCCTACGACGTGCTCGCCGACGACAAGAAGCGCAAAGAGTACGACGAGATGCGCTCGCTCTTCGGCTCGGGCGCGTTCCGTCGTGGCGCGCGTACCGGTGGGGGCGCCCAGTTCGACCCGTCGGACCTGTTCGGCGGGTTCTCCGGGGCGGGCGGCGCCGCGGGCGCCGACCGCCGGTTCGGCGGCAGCGGCTTCTCCGACATCTTCAGCTCGATCTTCTCCGGTGGTGGCGGGGGAGCCGGGCCGGCGACGCGACGCGGACCGCAGCGCGGCCGCGACGTCGAGACCGAGGTGACGCTGGACTTCGCCCAGGCGGTACGCGGCACCACCCTGCCGCTCACCCTGCGGACCCCCGGTGCCTGTGACACCTGCCGGGGTTCCGGCGCCAAGCCGGGAACCACCCCGCGGGCCTGCGCGAAATGCCAGGGCACCGGCCTGATCTCCAGCAACCAGGGCTCGTTCAGCTTCTCCGAGCCGTGCCGGGACTGCCAGGGCTCCGGCAGCATCGTGGACGAGAAGTGCCCGGAGTGCCGGGGCACCGGCGGGGTCACCAAGACCCGGACGATCAACGTGCGTTTCCCGGCCGGGGTGGCCGACGGCCAGCGGATCCGGCTCAGCGGCCGGGGCGAGCCGGGCGACCGCGGCGGACCGGCCGGCGACCTGTACGTGCAGGTCAAGGTGCGGCCCGACGACCTCTTCGGGCGCAGCGGCGACGACCTCACGCTGACCGTGCCGATCAGCATGGCCGAGGCGGTGCTCGGCGCCGACCTGCGGGTGCCCACCCTGGACAGCCCGGTCACGCTGCGGGTCCCACCGGGTACGCCGAGCGGCCGCAAACTGCGGGCCCGGGGCAAGGGTGTGGTCCGCAAGGAGGGGCAGGCGGGTGACCTGATCGTCACCGTCGAGGTACAGATCCCGGCCGGCGTGACCGGCGAGGCCCGGGACGCGTTGGAGAAGTTCGCGAAGCTCACCCCGCCGCCGGCGCGGGACCGGCTCGAGGCGCGGGTGCGCAAAGCCGCTGGTTAGGACCATCTGGGGAGGTGGCACATGTATGAAGAGATCAGCATCTCGGTGGAACAGGCCTCCGACGCGAAGGTCCTGATCATCTCGGTGGCAGCCCGGTTGGCCGGGATGCACCCGCAGACTCTCCGGCAGTACGACCGGCTCGGACTGGTGCAGCCGGGCCGGGCCGGTGGTGGCGGCCGGCGGTACAGCGAGCGCGACGTCGCGCTGCTCCGGGAGGTGCAGCGGCTCAGCCAGGAGGACGGCGTCAACCTGGCCGGCATCAAGCGCATCATCGGCCTGGAGCAGCTGGTCGGCGACCTGCAGCAGCGGGTGGCCGAGCTGGAGCATCAGCTCGACGAGGCGTACTCACGGATGGCCCAGATGGAAGCGATGCGCAATCCGTACGCCGGACGCGACCTGGTGCGCCAGGAGACCCACTCGACGGCATTGGTCGTCTGGCGGCCGCGCCGCTCTCCGGACAAGTAGACAAAAAGTAACGGCGGCCCTCTCTCGGGAAGGGCCGCCGTTACAACTCGTAGTGACCGTCTGGACACCCAGCGTGGTCAGCGTCGGTTGAAGAGACCGAGCCGCCGCGGGTGGCGGACCAGGCCGCCCTCCATCCAGTCGTGGTGATCGTAAAGTTCCGGCCGGGTCAGGAGGACCCGGCAGTTGTGCGCCCAGATCTGCATCGGCTCGTCGCCGACCTCCTCGGCGCGCTCCACGAACTTCTTGAGCCGGCGCTTGCGCTGGCTGCTCGCGTTCTGGCGCACGCCGTCGGCGGCGTAGATGTACATGCAGTGCTGCGCGAAACGCCGCGCCGGGCACTGCCGGTCCATGGCCAGCTCGAACAGCGTCGGGCCCAGGACATCGCCGGCGATCAACAGGTCCCAGTTCTTCGGCATCGTGTGCAGGGGGACCGATTCGGGGTTGTATGCCCAGGACTGCAGCTCATCCGGCCGGGGATCCACGGGATTGCCGAATCCGAGGAATGTCGCTTCTCGCACGCTCACGCAGCCGCCTCACTCCACCGTTCACAGCTTGCGCCCGGCTCCTAACGCCGGTCGCAGTGTCGAACATCCCAATACTCTGAGTCGTCGCCGCGCAACGGTAGCGCGCTGAGTGTTCGTAGGGAAGCGTCAAGGCCTCACATTCAGATACTGGACAGTAACTTTAGGCTTCTTCTATGGAGACGCAGGTCACTCCGTGGTAGGCAGCGGTTTCGCGGCTGCCTGCTGGGCTGCCATCCGGCGTCGCACGAGTTCCTTGAACCATCGGTAGTCGGGCAGTCGTGCCAGCATCGGACCGGTCACCACGGTGATCAACACGTACGCCGTGGCGAGCGGGGCCAGTCGGGGATCCACCCCGTAGACGACCGCCAGGCCGGCGATCACCACCGAGAACTCGCCCCGGGGCATCAGAGCCAGACCGGCACGCAGCCGACCGGGCAGGGCGATGCCCACCCGGCGAGCGGCCAGATAGCCGGTCACCACCTTGGTGAGCATGGTCAGTACGGCCAGGCCGAGGGCGGGCAACAGCACCGGGGGCATGGCGGCCGGATCGGTGGACAGACCGAAGAAGACGAAGAACACCGCGGCGAACAGGTCCCGCAGCGGAGAGAGCATCTGTGTGGCGTGGTGTGCCACCGGGCCGGACAGGGCGATGCCGACGAGGAAGGCGCCGACCGCCTCGGAGACCTTGAGCTCGCCGGCCACGCCGGCGATGAAGATGGTCAGGCCCAGGACGCTGAGCAGGAGGGCCTCGGGGTCCTTCACCGACATGAACCGGCTGATCTCACCGCCGTACCGGATCGCCACGACCAGGACCGCGATCACCGTGACCACCGCGACCCCCAGCGTGCTGAGGCCCGGGATCAGCCCGGAACCGGCCAGCACCGCGGTGGCGATCGGCAGGTAGAAGGCCATCGCCAGGTCCTCGATGACCAGCACGGACAGGATGACCGGGGTTTCCCGGTTACCCACCCGGCCCAGGTCGCCCAGCACCTTGGCGATCACGCCGGAGGAGGAGACCCAGGTGATGCCGGCCAGGACCAGGGCGGCCTTCCAGTCCCAGCCGAGCAGTAACGCGAACGCGGCGCCGGGTATCGCGTTCAGCAGCATGTCGATCAGCCCGGCCGGTGCGGCCGAGCGCAGGTTGCCGACCAGTTCGTCGGCGGAGTACTCCAGGCCCAGCATGACCAGCAGCAGGATCACACCGATCTGGGCGCCGATGGCGATGAACTCCTCGCTCGCCGAGAGCGGGATCAACCCACCGTGCCCGAATGCCAGGCCGGCCAGCAGATAGAGCGGGATCGGGGACAGACCGACGCGGCGGCCCAGGCGACCGAGCATGCCGAGGCCGAACAGGAGCGCGCCGATCTCGATGAGCAGGATCGTCGTGTGGTGCTGCACGGCGCTCAGCCGTCGTCGTCGCCGGCCAGGATGGCGGTGACGCCGTCCAGGCCCTTGCGGGTGCCGACCGCCACCACCACGTCGTTCGCCTCGAACTTGAAGGCGGGACCCGGTGACGCGATCACCTCCCGATCGCGCAGCACGGCCACGATGGAGGCGCCCGTCCGGCTGCGCGTCCGGGTGTCGCCCAGCTTGCGGCCCACGAACGGGGAACCGGCGGGCAGGGCGATCTGCTCGGTGAGCAGACCGGCCGCCTGCTGCCGGAGGCCGGCGAGCTGACCGAGCATCAGGGACGCGCCGAGGACGTCCGCCAAGGCTTCGGCCTCGTCGTCGGTGAGCGGGATCGAGGCCAGACTCGCGTCGGGATCGTCCACGTCGTACAGGACCAGGTCGCGGCGGCCGTTGCGGTGCGAGACCACCCCGACCGTCCGCCCGGAAGAGGTCACCAGGTCATGGCGGACGCCGATTCCCGGCAGCGGAGTCTGTTCCACCCGTACGCGCACGACGCCAACGTTAACCCGCAGATCAGCCGTTTCGTGCCACGAGGTCGGATTACCCCTGGCCCGCTGCGGACTTGTGATCAGATTCAGCCGGTTCCACGGTGACGGCGGGCGGCCGGAAGGCGACCAGCAGGAGCAGGCCGAGCACGCTCAGCGTCAGATTCAGTCCGTACGCCAGACGGAAGCCGAACTCCTGCGCCAGCCCGAACAGCGGAGCCGCCAGGATCTGCCCGATCGGGAAGGTGTTGGTGAACATTGTCGTGGCCCGGCCCGGATAGTGCGGCATCATGTCCTGGAAGTAGGAGATGCCCAGGCCGGAGACCGCGGCGATCAGGATCGCGTTGGGCACCTGGGCCGCCGCCAGCATCCACACGGACGTGGCCGACGAAGCCAGAGCCTGGTACAGGACGCCGCAGACGGCGCCGGCCAGGATGATCCGGCGCAGCGGCATCCGGGTGGAGAGCCAGCCGAAGCCCAGCATCAGCGGGATCTCCAGTGCGGCGCAGAGGCCCAGGAGCAGACCGGTGTCGCCGACCGAGCCGCCCAGCTCGGTGGTGACGAACAGCGGCATGGCCTGGACGCTGAGCACCATCGAGGTCTGCATCAGGGCGAAACCCAGCAGGATCGGGTAGACCACCCACGGGGCACGGGCGGGGGCCTTCTCGCCGTGCCGGGGCGGTGCCGGCGCCTCGATCTCGGGCAGCCAGCGCACCGCCACGAGCGCCGCGATCAGGTACATGACGGATGCGGCGCCGTAGACGTACCGGAAGTCGCCGGCCTCCAGGAGGAACGCGGCCAGGGTCGGGCCGCCGACCCAGGCGATCGAGAACACGGTGCGGAGCGTGCTGATGCCCATCGCGGCTTTGCTGGGATCGTCACGTTGGAGCACCTGTCGCGCGTACGCGAAAGATTGGGGGAAGAGTGACCCGGCGATGGCCGTGGCCGTCGCGGTGAGCGCGAGCAGCACCCAGTAATCCCTGATGAATGCGGTGAGACCGGTGCCGGCGCAGCCGGCGAGGGCGGCGATGATCAGCAGGGTGCGCCGCATCGGCCGGCGGTCCGAGATGCGGCCGATCGCCCAGGACATCGCCACGCCGGAGAGCGAGGCGGTCACCAGGAAGAAGGTCACCTGGACCGGACTGGCCTCGACCGCGGTGCTGAGGAACAGGCCGAGAAACGGTCCCACCACCGCCGTCGCGATGCCGGTGGTGAGGAACATCAGGGCGAGGGGAAGCAACCGCCGCGACAGAGACACGACTCCTGACGGTACGGGTTCTTGCCGGTTACCTGCTCTTTCTGGTGGTGACCGTCACCGTGGCGCGGAGCTGGCGGTGGCGCGGTAAAGTTGAGCGGAACGCGCTCAAGTCTTGGGGAGCTGATGAACACCGAACGTCTGACCACCAAGAGCCGCGAAGTGATCACCGCGGCGGTCGCCGACGCGGGTCGGCGCGGACATGCCACGGTGGAGCCGTGGCACATGCTGTTGTCGCTGCTGGACACGGGTGGATCCACCGCGACGGCGCTGCTGAGGGCGGTCGGAGCCAACCCGGCGGACATTCGCCGTGCCGCCGCCCGCGCGATCGAGCAACTGCCCTCCGCGCGAGGCGCCAGCACCGTCGAGCCCAGCCTGTCCCGTGAGTTCGTCAACGCCATCGGCTCGGCCGACCTGATCGCCAAGCCGCTCGGCGATGAGTATGTGTCTACCGAACACCTGCTGGCCGGCCTGGCCCGGGTCGGCGGCGCGGTGAGCCAGCTGCTCAAGGACGCCGGCGCCACCGAGGACGCCCTGGTCGCCGCGTTCCCGCAGGTCCGGGGCGGGGAGCGACGGGTCACCACGGCCGATCCCGAGCAGACCTACCAGGCGCTGGAGAAGTACAGCGTCGACCTGACCGCCCTGGCCCGGGACGGCAAGATCGACCCGGTGATCGGGCGGGACACCGAGATCCGCCGGGTGGTGCAGGTCCTGTCGCGGCGGACCAAGAACAACCCCGTGCTGATCGGCGAGCCTGGCGTCGGCAAGACCGCCATCGTCGAGGGCCTGGCCCAGCGGATCGTGGCCGGCGACGTGCCGGAGACGCTGCGCGACAAGAAGCTGGTCTCGCTCGACCTCGGCGCGATGGTCGCCGGCGCGCAGTACCGCGGTCAGTTCGAGGAGCGGCTGAAGAGCGTCCTCGAGGAGATCCGCAACTCCAACGGGCAGGTCGTCACCTTCCTCGACGAGCTGCACACGGTCGTCGGCGCGGGCAAGGGCGAGGGCTCGATGGACGCCGGCAACATGCTCAAGCCCATGCTGGCCCGGGGTGAGCTGCGGATGGTCGGTGCCACCACGCTGGACGAGTATCGGGAGCACATCGAGAAGGACCCGGCCCTGGAGCGCCGCTTCCAGCCGGTCGTGGTCGGTGAGCCGACCGTCGAGGACACGATCGGCATCCTGCGCGGGCTCAAGGGTCGGTATGAGGCGCATCACCGCGTACAGATCACTGATGCCGCCCTGGTGGCTGCCGCCAGCCTGTCGGACCGCTACATCAGCGACCGGTTCCTGCCGGACAAGGCGATCGACCTGATCGACGAGGCCGCCTCCCGGCTGCGCATGGAGATCGACTCCCGGCCGGTCGAGCTGGACCAGCTGCAGCGCCAGGTGGACCGGATGCGGGTCGAGAAACTCGCGCTGGAGAAGGAGACCGACCCGGCCTCGGTGGCCCGGCTGGAACGCCTGGTCGCCGACCTCGCCGACCGCGAGGAGGAGCTCACCGCGCTGAACGCCCGGTGGGAGCGCGAGCGCGGCGGGCTGAACCGGGTCGGTGAGCTGAAGAAGCAGCTCGACGAGGCCAAGGCCGCTCAAGAGCGGGCACAGCGGGACGGCGAGCTGCTCGAAGCGTCCCGCCTGCTCTACGAGGTGATCCCGGCCCTGGAGAAGGAGATCCGGGTCGCCGCCGACTCGGAGGTCGAGGACACCGAGCCGCCCATGGTCAAGGAGGAGGTCGGCGCCGACGACATCGCCGAGGTCGTCTCCTCGTGGACCGGCATCCCGGCCGGCCGGATGATGGAGGGCGAGACCGCCAAGCTGCTGCGCATGGAGGAGTCGCTGTCGGCCAAGGTGATCGGCCAGCGCGAGGCCGTCGCCGCGGTCGCCGGAGCGGTACGCCGAGCACGCGCCGGAATCGCCGACCCGGACCGGCCCACCGGCAGCTTCCTCTTCCTCGGCCCCACCGGCGTCGGTAAGACCGAGCTGGTCAAGGCGCTAGCCGGCTTCCTCTTCGACGACGAGCGGGCGATGGTCCGCATCGACATGAGCGAGTACGGCGAAAAGCACTCGGTGGCGCGACTGGTCGGCGCCCCGCCCGGCTACGTGGGGTACGAGGAGGGTGGCCAGCTAACCGAGGCGGTGCGGCGCCGGCCGTACAGCGTGGTGCTGCTCGACGAGGTGGAGAAGGCCCACCCGGACGTCTTCGACCTGCTGCTCCAGGTGCTCGACGACGGCCGGCTCACCGACGGCCAGGGGCGTACGGTCGACTTCCGCAACGCCATCCTGGTGCTGACCTCGAACCTCGGCTCGGCCAACTCCGACTTCACGATGAGCGACGAGGAGCGGCACGACGAGGTGCTGGCCGCGGTCCGGGCCCACTTCAAGCCGGAATTCCTGAACCGGCTCGACGACATCGTGGTCTTCCACGCCCTCACCAAGGCCGACCTGACCGACATCGTCGACATCCAGATCGGCCGGCTGCGTGGGCGCCTCGCCGACCGGCGGCTCGCGCTGGAAGTCGCTCCGTCGGCCGTGGAGTGGCTGGGTGAGCACGGGTATGACCCGATCTACGGCGCCCGGCCGCTGCGCCGCCTGATCCAGTCGGCGATCGGCGACAAACTGGCCAAGGAACTGCTGGCCGGCGAGATCCGCGACGGCGACACCGTGGTGGTCGAGCTGGGCGAGGCCAAGGACGGCCTTACGGTCCGAAGAGGCTGATTGGGTACGCGAAAAGGGCCCCGGGATCTCCCGGGGCCCTTTTTCCTACTGTCCTGCTGCCCGTTGCCGGTAGGCCTGGGTCATCAGTACGTCCGTGATGGCGTGCTCGCCCTCGGCGGACCAGATCCGTATCCCGTCGCGGTGCAACTGGTACCGCACGTCTTTGAACCGTGTCCGGGTGTCGTCATGGTGAACGATCGTCAGGGTGTCGGCGTGGGGCATGGAAGTCACCGGTCCTCGAGTCTGGGGCGGCCGCGGTGTGGTCACGCGGCCTGCCTATTGGGAAAGGTGCCATGAGCCGGTCTGCCTCGGCCCCGGCGACATGTGTGCGGGGCGGGCGACTCGTGCTGGCAAGGCGTGCCGCATCGACGACAGGTCGTTGCTGAGGTCGGCAGGACGCCACGGAATCGAAGTTTAAGGGGCTGCATCCATCCACGTCGCCCCCCGAACGAGCGACGTTTTGCGGTTGTTTGGGGCCATCGTCGCCCGATGTTTCCACACCGTCGCCGACAGTGAGGCCCGGTCGCGGGATATGGCACCAGACCGATACCGTAAATGGATCTAGAGGAGGGCAGCGTGAGCGTTCCCACATATTCATCACCAAATCCGGCGCCACCCGCGCGGCCGGCCACCGTGACGATCTCGTCGCTCCTGCTTTACGGGATCGCGGCCGCGCAGGTGCTGGTCGCCGTCCTCGCGCTCGCCACCCTCGGCGACGTGCAGGAGGCGTACCGGAACTCGTTCGGCAACACCGAGTTCGACGAGGAGCTGACCGGCGTCGTCGCCGGCACGATGGTCGTCGTCGCGGTGATCTACATAATCATCGCGGCCGGGCTCGTCGTGCTGTCGATCTTCAACGGGATGGGGAAGAACCCGTCCCGGATCGTCACCTGGGTCTTCGCCGGCCTCGGGCTGTGCTGCAACGGCCTGTCGCTGTTCGACTCGGTGCCCGGCGCGGTGACCAGCTCGACGACCGAGGGCGGGCCCTCCGAGCAGCAGTTCGAAGCCGACCTGGCGGCCACGCTGCCCGGTTGGTACCAGCCGGCCACGGTGCTGCTCACCGTGCTGACTGTGGCCGGGCTGATCGCGGTGATCATTCTGCTGGCGTTGCCGCAGTCGAACGCCTTCTTCCGCAAGAAGGTCGCCTGGAATCCGGCGGCGCCTTATCCGGGGTATCCGGGGGGTTACGGGCAGCCTGGATATCCGGCTTACGGGCAGCCGTATCCGGGGCAGCCTGGGTCGGCGCCGCCTGGGCAGTACGGGCCTCCCGGTTCTTATGGTCCGCCAGGTTCTTACGGTCCACCCGGCACGGCGCCTGGGCAGTACGGGCCGCCTGGATCGTCGGCCAGTCCCTACGGGCAGCCGGGGGCATACCCGGGGCAGCCTGGATCGCCCGCCGGCCCGCCTCCTGGGCAGCCGCCGTACCCGGGTGCGCCGGGTCAGCCGCCCGGCCAGCCGCAGTATCCGGGCGCGCCGGGCCAGCCGCCATATCCGGGTGGGCATGGAGCGCCTGGTCAGTCCGGCCACCTCGGCTCGCCTGAACAGTACGGACAGCCGGGACAGCCGGCGCCGGGCCTGCCGCCCTACCCGGGCCAGCCTGGCACTCCTGCTTCTGGCGCTCCCGCTTCCGGTTCCCCTGCGTGGGGTGCTCCTGGCACTCCTGCCTGGGGCGCTCCCACACCTGATGCTCCGGCCTCGAGCCCCCCTGCGCCTGGTGCCCCCGCCTCGGGTGCACCTGCCTGGGGTGCGCCGGACGCTCCGGCCTCGGGTGCTCCCGCTTGGGGCGCTCCCGCGCCCGGTGCCCCGGCCTGGGGTCCGCCGGCGTCCGGGGCGTCCTCACCCGACCAGCCGACGTCGAGCGGGGCGCCGGCCAGCGATCCGTGGGCTGCGCCGCCACCCGGCAACGACCAGCCGCCGGCGTCAGACGACCGGCAGCACCGGCCGCCGACCGACCCAGCCTGATCGGAACCGGACCGGACCGCCCACCGGGAGGTCCGGTCCGGCCACGGGAAGGCCCCGCAGGCGGTAGGTTTTTGCCAGCCGACCCTGCGGGAGCCCATCGATGTCCTACGCCGCTCAGCCACCCGTCGCCGCGCCGCCCACCGGCTCCGAGCCGCCGACCGGGTCGGGGCCGGCGAGCGCTCCAGGGCCGGCTTCCGGTTCGCGGCCACCGGCTGTGACGACAGCCGTCGTTCTGCTCTGGACCATGGCGGTGGCCGGCT is part of the Actinoplanes sp. NBC_00393 genome and harbors:
- the clpB gene encoding ATP-dependent chaperone ClpB; the encoded protein is MNTERLTTKSREVITAAVADAGRRGHATVEPWHMLLSLLDTGGSTATALLRAVGANPADIRRAAARAIEQLPSARGASTVEPSLSREFVNAIGSADLIAKPLGDEYVSTEHLLAGLARVGGAVSQLLKDAGATEDALVAAFPQVRGGERRVTTADPEQTYQALEKYSVDLTALARDGKIDPVIGRDTEIRRVVQVLSRRTKNNPVLIGEPGVGKTAIVEGLAQRIVAGDVPETLRDKKLVSLDLGAMVAGAQYRGQFEERLKSVLEEIRNSNGQVVTFLDELHTVVGAGKGEGSMDAGNMLKPMLARGELRMVGATTLDEYREHIEKDPALERRFQPVVVGEPTVEDTIGILRGLKGRYEAHHRVQITDAALVAAASLSDRYISDRFLPDKAIDLIDEAASRLRMEIDSRPVELDQLQRQVDRMRVEKLALEKETDPASVARLERLVADLADREEELTALNARWERERGGLNRVGELKKQLDEAKAAQERAQRDGELLEASRLLYEVIPALEKEIRVAADSEVEDTEPPMVKEEVGADDIAEVVSSWTGIPAGRMMEGETAKLLRMEESLSAKVIGQREAVAAVAGAVRRARAGIADPDRPTGSFLFLGPTGVGKTELVKALAGFLFDDERAMVRIDMSEYGEKHSVARLVGAPPGYVGYEEGGQLTEAVRRRPYSVVLLDEVEKAHPDVFDLLLQVLDDGRLTDGQGRTVDFRNAILVLTSNLGSANSDFTMSDEERHDEVLAAVRAHFKPEFLNRLDDIVVFHALTKADLTDIVDIQIGRLRGRLADRRLALEVAPSAVEWLGEHGYDPIYGARPLRRLIQSAIGDKLAKELLAGEIRDGDTVVVELGEAKDGLTVRRG